One window from the genome of Motilibacter peucedani encodes:
- a CDS encoding beta-galactosidase gives MPHLPPRVLFGAAYYAEYQPYDRLETDLDLMAQARFSVIRVGESVWSTWEPEDGRFELEWLAPVLDGAHARGISVVLGTPTYAVPPWLARRYPEIAAERRTGQRIPWGARQEVDYTHPAFRFHAERVVRQVVGRYAGHPAVLGFQVDNEPGLEIFHNEGVFQRFVDSLRSTYGDVETLNREWGLVYWSHRLTTWADLWRPDGNAQPQYDVAWRAFQAQLTTEFIAWQAQVVREYARDDQFVTTCLAYERPAVEDDRLTGALDVTASNPYYEMQDSLALPDRRSPRQTWTSSGTWAVYLNADRMFSSRQEPFLVTETNAGGIGPAWDNRPAYDGQWRQVAWALVSRGARMVEYWHWHTLHFGAETWWGGVLPHTGRPGRTYRELARLGAELEAAGDLVAGLVPDADVTLVFSMPTKWFMQQHPALSHPDGGPDERAYHGLFDPFYRGAFDAGRQVRVVHVRQLVGGPSALTPEQGVQQHPVLVVPGLYLADDATLDWLHAYAVAGGHLVLGPRTGYGDQLGRARTDVQPARLAEAAGVWYDEFTNLLDDVAVVPGEGDLPLPGEPAGTRWVDGLVAEDATVLARYDHPHLGRWPAVTTREAGRGRITCVGTVPSLDLAAALLAWATPSGGPGWGELPPAVRVTGATAPDGRRVRFVHNWSWVPAEVRVPVVLDDALGGGALAAGDVLALGAWDVRVLVEREEQVLDGVTGTTSAGPVSPS, from the coding sequence ATGCCGCACCTCCCCCCACGCGTCCTGTTCGGCGCCGCCTACTACGCGGAGTACCAGCCCTACGACCGGCTGGAGACCGACCTCGACCTGATGGCGCAGGCGCGGTTCAGCGTCATCCGGGTCGGCGAGTCGGTGTGGTCGACGTGGGAGCCCGAGGACGGCCGCTTCGAGCTCGAGTGGCTCGCACCCGTGCTGGACGGCGCCCACGCGCGCGGCATCTCCGTCGTCCTCGGCACGCCGACCTACGCCGTCCCACCGTGGCTCGCGCGCCGCTACCCGGAGATCGCGGCGGAGCGGCGCACGGGGCAGCGCATCCCGTGGGGCGCCCGTCAGGAGGTCGACTACACGCACCCGGCCTTCAGGTTCCACGCCGAGCGCGTCGTGCGCCAGGTGGTCGGGCGCTACGCCGGGCACCCGGCAGTCCTCGGCTTCCAGGTCGACAACGAGCCGGGGCTCGAGATCTTCCACAACGAGGGCGTCTTCCAGCGCTTCGTCGACTCCCTGCGGTCTACCTACGGCGACGTCGAGACGCTCAACCGCGAGTGGGGACTCGTCTACTGGTCGCACCGGCTGACGACCTGGGCCGACCTCTGGCGGCCCGACGGCAACGCGCAGCCGCAGTACGACGTGGCCTGGCGCGCGTTCCAGGCCCAGCTCACGACCGAGTTCATCGCCTGGCAGGCGCAGGTCGTGAGGGAGTACGCGCGCGACGACCAGTTCGTGACCACGTGCCTGGCCTACGAGCGGCCGGCGGTCGAGGACGACCGGCTCACGGGCGCCCTCGACGTCACGGCGAGCAACCCCTACTACGAGATGCAGGACTCGCTCGCTCTGCCCGACCGTCGCTCCCCGCGACAGACGTGGACGAGCAGCGGCACCTGGGCGGTCTACCTCAACGCCGACCGCATGTTCTCCTCGCGCCAGGAACCGTTCCTCGTCACCGAGACCAACGCCGGCGGCATCGGCCCGGCGTGGGACAACCGGCCCGCCTACGACGGGCAGTGGCGTCAGGTGGCCTGGGCACTGGTATCACGAGGTGCCCGCATGGTCGAGTACTGGCACTGGCACACCCTGCACTTCGGCGCCGAGACGTGGTGGGGCGGCGTGCTCCCGCACACCGGGCGCCCGGGCCGCACCTACCGCGAGCTGGCGCGGCTGGGCGCCGAGCTCGAGGCCGCCGGCGACCTCGTGGCCGGCCTCGTGCCCGACGCCGACGTGACCCTGGTCTTCTCCATGCCCACCAAGTGGTTCATGCAGCAGCACCCTGCGCTCTCGCACCCTGACGGCGGTCCTGACGAGCGCGCCTACCACGGCCTGTTCGACCCGTTCTACCGCGGCGCGTTCGACGCCGGGCGGCAGGTGCGCGTCGTGCACGTCCGCCAGCTGGTCGGCGGGCCGTCGGCGCTGACGCCCGAGCAGGGAGTCCAGCAGCACCCGGTGCTGGTGGTCCCCGGCCTCTACCTCGCCGACGACGCGACGCTCGACTGGCTGCACGCGTACGCGGTTGCCGGCGGCCACCTCGTCCTCGGTCCGCGCACCGGTTACGGGGACCAGCTCGGCCGGGCGCGCACCGACGTCCAGCCCGCGCGCCTCGCCGAGGCGGCCGGCGTCTGGTACGACGAGTTCACCAACCTGCTCGACGACGTGGCGGTCGTGCCCGGCGAGGGCGACCTCCCGCTCCCCGGCGAGCCGGCCGGCACCCGGTGGGTCGACGGCCTGGTCGCCGAGGACGCCACGGTGCTGGCCCGCTACGACCACCCGCACCTCGGTCGGTGGCCTGCGGTCACGACCCGCGAGGCCGGTCGGGGCCGGATCACCTGCGTCGGCACGGTGCCGAGCCTCGACCTGGCCGCGGCGCTGCTCGCGTGGGCGACGCCCTCGGGCGGTCCGGGCTGGGGAGAGCTGCCGCCCGCGGTCCGGGTGACCGGTGCCACGGCGCCGGACGGGCGGCGCGTGCGCTTCGTGCACAACTGGTCGTGGGTGCCGGCCGAGGTGCGCGTCCCCGTCGTGCTCGACGACGCGCTGGGCGGCGGCGCGCTCGCGGCGGGCGACGTGCTGGCGCTCGGCGCGTGGGACGTCCGGGTCCTGGTCGAGCGGGAGGAGCAGGTCCTCGACGGCGTCACCGGCACGACCTCTGCCGGCCCGGTGTCGCCGAGCTAG
- a CDS encoding helix-turn-helix domain-containing protein has translation MRGARSRVSPDDVGLPTTGPRRVPGLRREEVALLAGVSADYYVRLEQGRERTPSPQVVDALAVALRLDHDGRSHLYRLAGLAPRLATSGPVPAELVALVEGWPDNPALVFDRSNDVLAANRLARALFDEFAFSGNLMEIVFLDPAAHEFYDDWPAVAANSAAGFRLGHSEAYDDPRVQEVLHGLLGRSAEFRELWQANDARGKTLESKTFRHPEVGRLTLHMQAFDVRSGPGLQLVVYSADPGTPSAEALRLLGTLAATRDVEARRG, from the coding sequence CTGCGCGGTGCCCGTAGCCGGGTCTCGCCCGACGACGTCGGGCTGCCCACGACCGGGCCGCGGCGCGTGCCGGGCCTGCGCCGCGAGGAGGTGGCGCTGCTGGCCGGCGTCAGCGCCGACTACTACGTGCGCTTGGAGCAGGGCCGGGAGCGTACGCCGTCGCCGCAGGTCGTCGACGCCCTCGCCGTCGCGCTCCGCCTCGACCACGACGGCCGCAGCCACCTCTACCGGCTCGCGGGCCTGGCTCCGCGACTGGCCACGAGCGGCCCGGTGCCGGCCGAGCTGGTGGCGCTGGTCGAGGGCTGGCCCGACAACCCGGCGCTGGTCTTCGACCGGTCCAACGACGTGCTCGCCGCCAACCGGCTCGCGCGCGCCCTCTTCGACGAGTTCGCCTTCTCCGGCAACCTCATGGAGATCGTGTTCCTCGACCCGGCCGCGCACGAGTTCTACGACGACTGGCCTGCTGTGGCGGCCAACTCGGCCGCCGGCTTCCGCCTCGGGCACAGCGAGGCCTACGACGACCCCCGCGTGCAGGAGGTGCTCCATGGTCTGCTCGGCCGCAGCGCGGAGTTCCGCGAGCTGTGGCAGGCCAACGACGCCCGGGGCAAGACGCTGGAGAGCAAGACCTTCCGCCATCCCGAGGTCGGACGCCTGACGCTGCACATGCAGGCGTTCGACGTGCGTTCGGGGCCCGGGCTGCAGCTCGTCGTCTACTCGGCAGACCCGGGCACGCCGAGCGCCGAGGCGCTGCGGCTGCTCGGCACCCTGGCGGCGACGCGCGACGTCGAGGCCCGCCGGGGCTGA